The window ACTGATGTTATATAAATCCAAAAGTAAAAGATTATAACGAACATATGTGGCAGGCGTTGACATACATTTTAGAATTGCTTCTTGTCATTTTCTGGGAGGGAAAAGAAAGTTTGTCTCCTAAATATCAACTGTGTTTTGGACAAGTGATAGGATGTGTCTAGATGTCACTGGCTATCTAAGCTTACTGAAAATCATTATAATGTTTTTAACATTCAAATTGCAGTCTTAGTTTCTGTTCCTAGGTTAAGAAACTACAACCTTCCCACCGACAGGAAAGTTGCACATACAAGTGCATCGGAAATCTAAAATGGATGTGCTGCTTGGCATTAAGAATCACATTCTCTAACTTTTAACCTCTGCTGTTGACAACATGGCTTCTCCTGAAATAATTCTAGCTTAAGAAATGAATCCTAGCAAGTGCATGAGAATTTGTAATTATCTAATATTGTGCTGCTTGCTTGGTTCTTGTTATTATGGTTACTGTTTTTCAATTAAATTGTATATACATAGTATTATAATGCATGATATATTCAATGCTTGTGGAACTTATCTACTTGCTTATGCATTGCTCTCTCTTGACATATATCTCATCCCTTCCCCCAtgttttttaatatattctgGGGGCATtcactttctttattttctgccaCTTGTCAGAGTTCTATTTTAATTAGATGCATTATTTGCTCTAATGTATTCCTTTTGGGTGCAGCTATGCCAGACTTTGCTCAAGTATATAGCTTCATTGGAAATGTCTTTGACCCGAACACTAGTGGCCACTTGCAGAAACTAAGGGAGATGGATCCAATTGATGTTGAAACTGTAAATCTTCTAAATTCCTATACCATTTTTGTCGTTCTTAATGTACAAAGAAATAGGATGTCTATACAGTGAATCATGCTGAATGGTGATGCTGGTTACTCTGGGAGAACACTAGCTTGTTAAATTGGGGTTTTGAGGTGCTGTTTCAATACTGAATTTTACATCACTAAATTTAGCGCAATAAAAACTCTTAATTGGCGCTGTAGGAATAAATATTGGTAATAAAACAACTACTTAGTAAATAGTGGATTAGTTAGAATTCTATTTCTTGATTTTATGCATGCAGAATTGAAAGATCATTTCTCTATTTGTTACCTGAAATCTGTACATGGGTGGAGATATCTTCATGAACAACTGTTCTATTTTAATGCAACCTATTTTTTGCCACTGTGCAGGTGTTGCTGTTAATGAGAAACCTTTCCATCAATCTATCAAGTCCTGATTTTGAAGATCATGTAAGTGCTTTCTTCCACTGATCCCCTGTGAGTCTctccattttttcatttctttgggGGCGATAATCGTATGCTTTAGGTTCTGCCATAAATAATTTTATGGATTGAATTGGAGATAGAACCTGTTTATTTTCATGCTCTTGTAAATGTGATGTAGTTATTAAATCAGCAGTGTTATAACAGGGCAAAAAAACTTTTGTGCGGCCCAAGTAGGAAGGGCTTCCTGTGCAGCCTTCTCACTGTGCCACGTGGGCTGATGTTGTGCCTATTCTGAttgttggatagagaggactTGGTCTGGATTAGCCATGTGGCAAATTtaagagtctaattcaatcaagtATCCCCTTGTATTGGCTTGCATCATCTTGTATGTCTATGCATGTCTATTGGTAATCTGGCCATTACTGTGCACTCCCAACTCCTGAGtttttcaaagctctattttTCCACTTGGCAAATTCCatttgggttgaaatttgacTGTAAACAGGGgatctatccacaaaatttgggctcCATCCTAAGGGCCACATGGCAGAAATTTGGGCCAGATAGGAAATGCATCCACTTTGTGCTTTCCCGGAACCAAGACCTCTAATCACATATCTGAAGAGTATCGTTATGGTGCCAATTTCTTCAGGCTTAGTTTGGAAGCTAACAAGCTAGAGTCTTAAATGGTGTAGTGCGATTTAATGTGCCACATAATGGTTTGTAGTGTTTGAACTCTGTATTCTGGGAAAAGCAAGCCCATTAGGTTGCATTGTTTGCGTCAAACATATGGCTTCACAGTACTCATGGTGTTGAATTCCCGAAGaccatataaatatataatatgtaGAATGTGCTAGTTGTGTACCCCCTGTTTCTTTCTCGCTTCTTCTATTGTAACACGGCCTTTCCTGAAGTTTTACAGCATGGTTTAGGTGTCATCGTTTTCATTGTTTACAAGATGCTTGTCCATTCATCTTTTGGCTGTTAATAAGTTTAGTATGTCACATGTAAAACTGGAAAAGAGTATCTTCAGTTCCCAATCCCATCAGCAAGATATTGAAGCTAGGGATGTAATTGGCACCTGTTTACTTGATTACCTGTTAAACCTACTCTAGTTAGTAGTTTGCCGATGCTTTAGACTTCAGGTCATCAATCTGAGGTGTTTAGTGTTGATAACTCTTCCATTTCGTGAAACCCTCTCTTGCATGTTTGTAGTATCTATCAGTCCACTACTTCCATGTTTGGAGGTGCTTAAGCTTAAATTAATAGTGGTAAAAGAGTTTCTCGTTTTTCAGGAATCAAATAATATGATAGagattgtttttctttcttttggataTGCATATGAATCTAATTCTTCAGCATTAATGCAGAGAAGGTTATTCTCAACATATGATGCTGACACACAAGAATAAATCTGGTGTTACATATAGCATATACAATGCAGACGAGTCCAAGAGCTCCATTTGGTAAGAAAATTTCTGCACAAGCTTTTGCCAACTGCAAGTTGGCAAAATATCAGGAGGAGGTGGAACAATCAGTGAGCTCCTCTTCTACTAAAATCTAGATGTACTGCTTGTATGTATGTTCTTACAAGGTAGAAGTAGCAGTTTAGGTGCAGATTGATCCAAGACACTTCCTATTATCGTGTTATGTATTTCGTTAGAAAGAGATGCCCGTTGTAATGTAGAAATATATGGTGCTCTAAGTCTTCTTGGAGCTGTAGTTACCTGGAGATCATCCTGTACAGAGTTGGTGTCTCTATGTATTTGAGTTTTGATTGTATATTTGCTGTaatattttgttttgagttttggCAGAAGGGAATAATGAATGATTTAGAGACCAGACTGAATGTTGTTTTAAcaaatagttggaaaaccaggtttctGACGACTCATCTTTCAGAAAAACCTGGTTGACTTGGCCTGGTCAAACCCAGTCAAGGtgagttgtgtttttttttttttaatgcaataaatatgtataaattagtaaataaaataaatatatatatagaaaaaatatggaaaaacaaatttattttttcaaagaatcatatatcaatgcattttgagttatGCCATTGATCAAGAGAAGTGAGTCGAGGAGTTTGttttcttactgttttagaatataaatttattattttattcaacttagtttctaagtgaaccagttttatggtttattttaaaacaattaaacatGTCATAACTCGGGTaaaaatattgagtttgatcattttttacccCAATTTTAAAAAGATCGAGTCTTGTCATTTTTTTACCTCAATTTGtgattagggtttttaaaattGACTCAACTCAGGCGACTCGTCCAATTAAAATCCGATTTTCCTACTATGTTTTTAACTTCAAAAACTTGGACTAGCATGTTTTCCATCCGACTAACATTTGTGCAGGTAGCCACCCaactatttttctccttttttacctGCATATCAGTAATAGCCGCTATACAAGTCAAACAGAACGGCAAAATGACCTCGGTAGAATATAGGTGTTAATTGGTTCAGTTAAAGGTACGAAGggtagaaataaaaaataaaccgtttattaaatggttttaataCTAAATCGAAACAAATTAACAACAATTTCAGTTAAACAATTATACTACATCTTCCATGTGTTGAGCTCTCATCCCCGAACAGTATTGCACTGTAATTATTAGATATttaagaggattttttttttccatttagaatgtcattactagcatttttttttttttcttttgttaaattTGGTTTAGTATATTATTGGTTCAGTAGTATTGGTTTTAATCAATTCAAAACTAACGGTTTACCGCTCGATTTGGTTTACAATTCATACCCTTGAGTAGGAGGTTGATCCAAAATAGAGGAACATCAGGAGCTTATATCACCAGATTTGCAAGTTTATCCGCACAAAAACTCCAATCTCTGCCTCTCCATAGGTATACTTGAAGCTCAGATCAAGCTCAATTACGTAGGAGATTATGTCTTTACGTAAGGATGCATATGTTAGAATAAATCCTTTGGGATGAAACCCCAATCGTAAATCATACAGTGAAACCTAGAACACGATGTAATGAAACACAGAAGATATCGAGCGTACCTTACATCTTTTGTATGTCGATGACGAATTTTCAAAGAACATCAAGATACTCAATGACAACAACTTTGATCTAATTCTTCTGCAGTCTTTTGTCAATCCTCGCTTCTGAAAGGACCCAAGATAATAGTATTTATATTATTGTCCAACCCTAATTTACTTCCACAACAAATAAGATTAATTTATCTCTAAGAGTGACGGACGTAACCGATTTATGAATGTAGACTCCCACCAAATTATTAACAATGTAATTAATTAAGCTCACTTAATCGAAAACTTCAACAGCATGAGAATCCCAATTGCAAATGGTTGCTAGGGACCAGGCCTGAAGAGTCTTATTCCACAATGAAATTACCGTAGCCAAGATCCCAGTCCAGTAAGAAGCCATCTCTTGTTCATACGAGTTCTGTAACAAAGTTTGTCGATAACACCGAAAATGTATAGTAACCGAGAAACCATTGGCTGGTGCATCATGAAGAAACTCTCACAGCTGCTGTGCCCAGGTTACCCTTCACAGCACCGCGGGCATCAAACTTGATATAACCATGTGATCCATTGTAATGGTGAAGATGCTAAGAAACGCATGAAAAGGTTGGAGCGAAAGAGGCAATTTATTCCAACTTCTCAAACGTGCGTGAGATGATTTCCCTCGCATCCccaattttctaaaattgaaTCCAAGAGTAATGGTAAAGCACTCCCTGCATCCCCTGGAGGGTTAAGGCCGTACACTACCCTGCTCTACGCATTGTCACCCATGATAAGCTCACTGGAATGTCTTTGTTTTCATGACAACCATAACGGTCGCCACAGAGAGATGTAGGCTGAAGGCTATATGGTGAGGGAGGTTGACAACAATCAAATTCAAGTATGAATATTGAATAGAACGAATACACATTCACATGTTGGATCAGACGGCAGGGATTCAATTGCAGGGGCCCCATGCCAATGCTGGGTGGGCCCTTTTGCAATGCCTAGTAGCCTTCCTCCCATAAATGCTTCCTTTTAAAAttcgtcccccccccccctttctctctGCTCACCCTATAACTAAGGAAGCATGGTTGAAATCCAACCAAGATTAATGACAAAGTTGTCAAAAAAGAAATCAGTAGTTGACATCCCTAGTATGATTTATAAGTCCACCACCTCCTTGCTCACAGGTAACAACGGAAAGAGCTACCATGGTGTCAACTCACCCCCGAGATGACTCCTTTTTCTATCTCTGACCttgaataagttttttttttttttttttcttctttttctttcctctttttcattttttgaattaTGAAATAAAGGAATAGTAAACCCAAAATCTCAACCATATGCCAATTACAAATGGAATCCAATATAATACATACAAAAACTCAAAACCCACCTCCACTGCAAGGGTTTGCCATCCAAATTCGAGATGAACCACTATGACCAATCCCACCAACAATGTTTGATCTACTATCTGTATCTGAAGCCCATATCGAGTTCATGACCATACATCCCCATGCTATGGCCTGGGGAAGCAACAGGGCGCATCTGCTTTGAGTTCGCTCTTAGTTCCATCTCAAACAGCCGTTCCAATGCTTCAGGATGATTGGTCTCTACAACACAAACACCAGGAGTTAAAAACACCacagtaaaataaaataaatgtttaaaaaaaaaaattagtgaaaTTGATCCCCCAAGAAAAACATGTTATGGATCAGCAATCATAGTTGGTAAACCACATCCCAGAATATGctggaaaaacaaaaacaagagaaTTCCTGAGGAACGAGGAAACTTGGCATTTGAATATGCTAATAGACACAGAAGACAGCCATACCATTTCACCAGTCATTTTGCACTGAATTAGCTTTGCTAATGATTGGTTTATAGGTGCTATTTTTGgcagagggaagagaagaaagtaTGTATCGTTAATTTTTACAAAGAAACTACATGCTAATTGACCAAGGCAATGAATTAACAAAATCCCAAATCACCAACATCATGGGTACAATATTAAACCCATTATCGATGATGCCACCACaagtctccaaagaaaaaaagggggagggggagggggagggggagggggtgggggaggagagCATGAACTTTACCATCAAAcctaaaaacagaaataattGCAGAATGCTACATTAATCAACAGTAACTATTACTCCTATAGCCTACAGTCCACACAGTGCCAAAATAAAATGGTTGAGCTTGCACTTCAAGATAACCACATAGATCAGGCAAgcagaaaaatatatatatatatatatataaaaaaaaaagtgaagctTTGCTTTACCTGGCATTGGAAACCCAAGGCCATTATAGTTCGGTTGTCGATGATTTACAGGAAAACCTTGCATCGGATTCATCTCGGGCATGTAACCAGCCATTTGATTAAAGGCATGAGGAGGCAGTGGTGAACCTCGAGGCAGTCCCTGAATAAGGTGAGGTGGAAAACTGTTTGGCATGTGCATCTGTGGTAACATTGAATGATGAGGCTGATCAAACCTTGGAGGCGCAGCAGATACATGTTGGAAAGGAGGGTGGCGGAACATATTTGCAGAAAAATGATGGTGTGGAGGTGGATCATGGTGGATAATATTCTCTGGACCCACGTATTTTATTGGAGAATTCATATGAGCATGATGAGCTTCTAATGAATGCAAAAAAGGTCTTCCGTGATTCAGTGTAGAATGATGAACATGAGGAGACGATGGCTGGCCAGGCAGATTATGATACAGCATCTCAGGATCCACCAGATCATAAGGACCACGACGAAATGGAGGACCTTCCAAACCTGGCACTTTAGACCTTTCATCTTTAAGGGTAGCATTCAGAGCTGCCAATTTTTCAGCAATATCAACTGGTGTGTTTGAGGGAGATAACAAATTGTCTTTAGTTGCATTGAAAGCAGGCATAAATGTGGCGTTTTGAGTGTTCACCGAATCAGCTACTGCGATCAAGCTATCCTCTTCAGGCAGTTTAATTTCCATTGTCCCATCAGCTCTATCTTGAAAGCCACCAGCAGCACCAAACTTTGACCCTAAATCAATTTGAGGATCACCAAAGCCCAACCAATGCCCCTCAATCTTCTCAGATTTTACTTTTGATGCCAAATAATTGCCCTCAGTACTACTGTTGCTCAATCCAAACTCACCAACTGTGGAAGAAATCAAACCATCATCAGAAACTGGAAATGGCAACCCATTAGGCTCTGAAACATCAGTTCTTCTGCCCCCACCAGTTGAGCCTCTTTGTATTGATACTGGTGCTCCTACTGACTGCAGTTCCTCCATGAAGGCTGTCCCAAATAATGTTTCAAGAGTAAGAGTCTTTTCAGAGTTCTGAATGTTTTCCGTGTTCTCCTCACTTGATCCGTGAACCACAGGGCCAAAACTTCCCACCCCAAAGACATGAGGTTTGTCCGGGGACACATCTAGATTGGACAACAGTGCTGGATCTTTCATGCTAGTTCCTTTCTGCAACAGAGAAAGGAGGTGCTGAGATGCACCATTGTCAACATCAGCTTTTGAATCTGTTACACTCCAGGGTTGCACAGAGTGCGGCAGAATTGAACTCTTTTCGTTTAGTTCTTGTAGGATAGACTGTTCAAGGTATTCACATGTAAGCACTCCCTGAGTGGTGCCTGACTTGTTATGAGGGTACACTGGTTCAGAGATTCCAACAGACGCAGAAGTAGCAGTTGAAGCGATAAACATGTTTGCAAGTTCATTGCCTTCGAGAGGAAATATTGGTGGGACGTGCTCCATGGCTTTCTCATCAGAGACTCCAGACACCTGAGATCCGCCTCTATCACTAGTTACAATCAGTGAAAGTAAATCCCTAGGTTTGCTACAAGAGAGATCATTTACTGGCTTCTTTTCTGCAGTTAAGACCAAAACTGGAAAAAGTTAGCCTTACATCATAATCTGCAGTCCTCAACACTCCAGAGCATGGTTTGAAATATCAACCAAAATGTCGACATTGGTCAAAATGCTATGGCATGTGAATTGACAGGTATTTAATGTTTCAGTTTTTTCACCGAAATGGACTATATTTCAGTGCCATTTCAGTGGTATATTTGGTGACATTTCGGCCATTCAGCGCCATATTTCATGCCATTTCGGTGGTAaatttcggttttaaccagggTCGAAATCCCAGTTAGAAAACGAAATCTAAATATCCAGAGAACAGCGTACATAGGTTCAATACTTCAATGGAGAATTTTCAACTCCAAAACATTGATatcaaattttatttcttcatttacTAATCAAACCGTTTCTTAAAATTATACATtaaatattgagatgggactaCCTTCATCAAGGAACCACTGTGCAAATTTTGATGATTGGAAGGGTTTAGAGCTCCACGAATCATCTGCTTTAATATCATGATCATGATGCTGGTGAAGCAAAAGAAATTGAAGGGTATCAGCTTCTATTGGACATATACAAGTAATTGTTCATCATACTTGAGAAAACACAAGATCTAAAGTAAATCACAAGAAATATTTGATTAACAATAATGATGAAGATGAGGATGAGAACCAAGTCAATAGTTGTTGCATAAAACCAGATAACCATCAACCACCTCCTCTTTACATATATGCTTACCTCAATAAAGCTAGATGAACCAACAGTATTGGCTGTTAAAGCACTGCCAAACAGCTTCTCTAGGATTGAAGTTGAATGATCCTGACCAGTCGTATTTAATATCTTATGCCCCGTCACTTTGTCATTATCTATTGTTGTAACTTCACCATAACTCTGTCCTTCACAAGCTTCTGACAGATTAGAACTTTCACACAATGAATCAACAGCAGCTGAGTTACCAGAAACTTCGGCAGATGAAGAAGCAGACACAATCCTTTCACTGTCATCCAATAAGGGAGCAGGAGCACTCTTAGCCTCATAATGCTGCTCAGTGGAGTCCATGCACCATGATTGTTTCTCGTCATGATTATTATAAGTCCCATTTGCCACTAGATTATCCTCGGCATGCTTAATGCTATCCCCAAATCCAACATTTACAACCTGTGGAAATATGAAATAGCAGACCATCAACAGAACGAGAAGAAAACTTGGATCATTTCAAGGATGAATTCTGGGTACAAACCAATATACAAGTCTTCTTAATCATATTCTCCCAAAactaaataaatgaaaaacatACAAGCCAAATTGCATCATCTATAAAACAGAGCAAGTGTCAATCGCCAGAAAGCCACTTGCCTCAACACTTTGGACTGAATGTGAAAATATAATAATTGTCCATCCCAAATTTGAATAGTTTGCAAGTTCAAACATGTGCAACAACCCACGCATGTgcaaacaaatcaaaattttttccaAATACACTACTCATCAACAGTAAATTAGACTCATTTTCTGTGTTCCAACGGGACAGAATTGGGGGAGCAAAAACAGAATCAGTCCCTGAAATTTGTTTCTGCCATTTGGAGATGAAAAATAAGGGCAGCAAAAAAAATTGGTTGCCTCCATACTTCTGGAGTAAATCCCTTTCACATTGAATCCAAATTTATTAACGAGTctttagatcttccatgctccaaaACTCAAGAGGAAGTATCTCTAGATCTGTACCATACTCCCAACATTTCTATTAGAGCCTTAAAACTTAGATAGATAGTAGAGGTGTAGGTTCGAGAATATGGATCATCTACAAGATCCTACTCCTACATAGGCTTAGCCCAAAGAGAAGGTTGGTATTCTATGGGCAAAGGTACGGGCCATGTAAGGGGTATTATGGCACACCTACACCcataataaattttaaaaaaaaatttcttacaaGCAATAAACGGGTTTGTGGCCAGTGTTCCACCTCACAACCAAAAATACTTGgcaaaattttaaaagaaaacagCCAATGATCCTAATAAGTTTGTGGATCAGTTGGCTTTAGACACAAAAAGAACATAGTAGCTTAAGCAATTGAAGATGAGAAATGCCTTTAAAATTCAAGTATTTTGATCCCCCATCCTGATTATCAACGAATGAAATggctttaaaaataaataattttataaaaaaaaaaaaagagagcattTTGGGTCCTCaccattatttaatttttcaaataatggagagagagggtgggccttggcgcagcagtaaggttgctccattgtgaccaagtggtcatgggttcaagtctggtaacagcctctctgtgaaagcaggggtaaggctgcgtacttgtgaccctccccagaccccgcagtggcgggagcctcgtgcactgggaacGCCCTTTTTAAATAATGGAGAGTAAACACATAATACACTACAGAGGAATCACAAAAAGGTTGCATCATTTTAGACAGAACAATATATTCAATTGTATTATAGACTATTTGACAGCACATCCACAATATACAGGGAGTGCATCGGGAGTAAGCCTGCATACACGTTCATAGAGATGCAGTATAGCATTGCAGGTATTtaaatttgtaaaaaaaattagcaaaatATTACCTTTTTTTACAGAACCTGAGGAACAACTAAATTTTCCCTGGTGTAGGTAGTGTAAAGGCAACACTATGCAATGAGGGGTTCACTCAGTGAACAGCAGGTAATAAGGTTTGCTGACAGAAAGGGTGCTTTTGGGTGATGCCTATGAAACCAAAAGCCAACTTTACTATGGAATTTAAATTACAGGGATCAATGAGAGAAAATTAAACAGGGATACAGAACACAAAGTCCAGAAAATGTCAAGGATAAACCAGAAGCAATTGGTCCCATTCTCTCAGAGTCTCACCGAATGCACTTTATTATAGGAGTAGGGGGGATAAGGGAGGACATAGAAGGGAGAAGCCCATCCTCCAATAGAATATCGCGAGATATCGACTGAGATTTTCGAAACATGACATTTTTCAATTTCGTATCATATCTCATCTCGGCTATGTCGAGATTTACGAGATTTCCGAAATCTCGCCAAGATTTCCGAAatcgagattttgaactatggatCACATTGATCAATCTAAGCATGGAGCTCTAATTCTCTCCTGTTAACAAGAGCATGGTACAGAACTCACCGAGATCGGTAAAAACtcgcttttttttatttattgagacGAGATGGAGGtcgaaaaccaaaaaataccccaactcggtcgaaatctcggtcgagtcgaGATTTCGGTTCGACAGAGATTTCGATCCAAACCACCCTTTAAGTCATCCAGATCTCAACAGAACTCGACTCTCTCGGCAGAAAAGTGTGTGCTGTGGAGCTGGCTTTTGGTCATTTTTACGGTGGTTTTGACAGAGAACTTACCGGAGACAAGGAAGAGGTTACAAAATCTACAAATTTGAAAGATTTGTAAGAAATCAGCTCACATTTGAAATATGTAGCAGTGGATCGATCTCATCGCAACcgcctcttctataccctaggatagggaacttggaatatgttgatgacaacacttatatgagttGTGTGGCAGACTATGTGTGATACTACAGCAGCACTAGACATGGGACTACTATAAGGCACGATATGGAGATGAATACTTGATTCGGCAATATGGCATGGGATGAtagatgtaatatgttaagattgatgtattgtacatttttacatttgtaatgtttataTAAGTTGTTTTCTATTAATTGTATCATTTGATTGCattcaattactaaattatgtgtagaatagggcctattagtacgtcatcgcctaccaacctagggtaggaagtgaaactcctatttggactttgtttttgcaaaatctgatagtgtcattgtgtttaaaactttaaatgacctaaataggctgagtaccaagtttcagccccaaaataggtctaaaacccatcgaaaccagccatcgagttCAACAACAAATACCCCAACTccccgagatctcggcccaactcggtttttgtCTAGGGCGAAACCTgtaccgaaaccgagttcttgaacctggGTACCAAGACCTTTAGAGTCTCCCCCACGATATTAATGAAGCTTCAGTTCTAGTATTTACCAATCGCTCTGTGAAACAGTGTACGAGAGAGTCCAATGTTAGGTGAGAGGCTTAGGTGCTAGTGAGATACTCGATCCATtatcctatcttcttcttctattttctatcaATCG is drawn from Telopea speciosissima isolate NSW1024214 ecotype Mountain lineage chromosome 1, Tspe_v1, whole genome shotgun sequence and contains these coding sequences:
- the LOC122665149 gene encoding uncharacterized protein LOC122665149 isoform X1, encoding MSSVNIYQGSPAQPVEVVLKSQKQSKISYTRDFLFSLSELDVCKKLPTGFDPSILSEFEETSHSIPEWQRNPGSLSLQSFRRGEYGSSPPSRGDSGNYSRGSHGRWDSHSSGSIDKDSDSYSDCSDSGKRYGNQARRSWQNSEHDGLLGSGAFLRPPGYAAGASAPKVRGNGHYQLTRSNEPYQPPRPYKAVPHSRRDATDLYNEETFGSTECSSQDRAEEERKRRASFELMRKEQQKTFQEKQKQVSGKQKEIFDTDVTALLEGSEDEKKLPNKDNVSQTSVLPLVSENDSARLSFPTQTPASRPLVPPGFMSSILEKNLGSKTPIPPPAAEVVNVGFGDSIKHAEDNLVANGTYNNHDEKQSWCMDSTEQHYEAKSAPAPLLDDSERIVSASSSAEVSGNSAAVDSLCESSNLSEACEGQSYGEVTTIDNDKVTGHKILNTTGQDHSTSILEKLFGSALTANTVGSSSFIEHHDHDIKADDSWSSKPFQSSKFAQWFLDEEKKPVNDLSCSKPRDLLSLIVTSDRGGSQVSGVSDEKAMEHVPPIFPLEGNELANMFIASTATSASVGISEPVYPHNKSGTTQGVLTCEYLEQSILQELNEKSSILPHSVQPWSVTDSKADVDNGASQHLLSLLQKGTSMKDPALLSNLDVSPDKPHVFGVGSFGPVVHGSSEENTENIQNSEKTLTLETLFGTAFMEELQSVGAPVSIQRGSTGGGRRTDVSEPNGLPFPVSDDGLISSTVGEFGLSNSSTEGNYLASKVKSEKIEGHWLGFGDPQIDLGSKFGAAGGFQDRADGTMEIKLPEEDSLIAVADSVNTQNATFMPAFNATKDNLLSPSNTPVDIAEKLAALNATLKDERSKVPGLEGPPFRRGPYDLVDPEMLYHNLPGQPSSPHVHHSTLNHGRPFLHSLEAHHAHMNSPIKYVGPENIIHHDPPPHHHFSANMFRHPPFQHVSAAPPRFDQPHHSMLPQMHMPNSFPPHLIQGLPRGSPLPPHAFNQMAGYMPEMNPMQGFPVNHRQPNYNGLGFPMPAPGVCVVETNHPEALERLFEMELRANSKQMRPVASPGHSMGMYGHELDMGFRYR
- the LOC122665149 gene encoding uncharacterized protein LOC122665149 isoform X3; translated protein: MSSVNIYQGSPAQPVEVVLKSQKQSKISYTRDFLFSLSELDVCKKLPTGFDPSILSEFEETSHSIPEWQRNPGSLSLQSFRRGEYGSSPPSRGDSGNYSRGSHGRWDSHSSGSIDKDSDSYSDCSDSGKRYGNQARRSWQNSEHDGLLGSGAFLRPPGYAAGASAPKVRGNGHYQLTRSNEPYQPPRPYKAVPHSRRDATDLYNEETFGSTECSSQDRAEEERKRRASFELMRKEQQKTFQEKQKQVSGKQKEIFDTDVTALLEGSEDEKKLPNKDNVSQTSVLPLVSENDSARLSFPTQTPASRPLVPPGFMSSILEKNLGSKTPIPPPAAEVVNVGFGDSIKHAEDNLVANGTYNNHDEKQSWCMDSTEQHYEAKSAPAPLLDDSERIVSASSSAEVSGNSAAVDSLCESSNLSEACEGQSYGEVTTIDNDKVTGHKILNTTGQDHSTSILEKLFGSALTANTVGSSSFIEHHDHDIKADDSWSSKPFQSSKFAQWFLDEEKKPVNDLSCSKPRDLLSLIVTSDRGGSQVSGVSDEKAMEHVPPIFPLEGNELANMFIASTATSASVGISEPVYPHNKSGTTQGVLTCEYLEQSILQELNEKSSILPHSVQPWSVTDSKADVDNGASQHLLSLLQKGTSMKDPALLSNLDVSPDKPHVFGVGSFGPVVHGSSEENTENIQNSEKTLTLETLFGTAFMEELQSVGAPVSIQRGSTVGEFGLSNSSTEGNYLASKVKSEKIEGHWLGFGDPQIDLGSKFGAAGGFQDRADGTMEIKLPEEDSLIAVADSVNTQNATFMPAFNATKDNLLSPSNTPVDIAEKLAALNATLKDERSKVPGLEGPPFRRGPYDLVDPEMLYHNLPGQPSSPHVHHSTLNHGRPFLHSLEAHHAHMNSPIKYVGPENIIHHDPPPHHHFSANMFRHPPFQHVSAAPPRFDQPHHSMLPQMHMPNSFPPHLIQGLPRGSPLPPHAFNQMAGYMPEMNPMQGFPVNHRQPNYNGLGFPMPAPGVCVVETNHPEALERLFEMELRANSKQMRPVASPGHSMGMYGHELDMGFRYR
- the LOC122665149 gene encoding uncharacterized protein LOC122665149 isoform X2, translated to MSSVNIYQGSPAQPVEVVLKSQKQSKISYTRDFLFSLSELDVCKKLPTGFDPSILSEFEETSHSIPEWQRNPGSLSLQSFRRGEYGSSPPSRGDSGNYSRGSHGRWDSHSSGSIDKDSDSYSDCSDSGKRYGNQARRSWQNSEHDGLLGSGAFLRPPGYAAGASAPKVRGNGHYQLTRSNEPYQPPRPYKAVPHSRRDATDLYNEETFGSTECSSQDRAEEERKRRASFELMRKEQQKTFQEKQKQVSGKQKEIFDTDVTALLEGSEDEKKLPNKDNVSQTSVLPLVSENDSARLSFPTQTPASRPLVPPGFMSSILEKNLGSKTPIPPPAAEVVNVGFGDSIKHAEDNLVANGTYNNHDEKQSWCMDSTEQHYEAKSAPAPLLDDSERIVSASSSAEVSGNSAAVDSLCESSNLSEACEGQSYGEVTTIDNDKVTGHKILNTTGQDHSTSILEKLFGSALTANTVGSSSFIEHHDHDIKADDSWSSKPFQSSKFAQWFLDEEKKPVNDLSCSKPRDLLSLIVTSDRGGSQVSGVSDEKAMEHVPPIFPLEGNELANMFIASTATSASVGISEPVYPHNKSGTTQGVLTCEYLEQSILQELNEKSSILPHSVQPWSVTDSKADVDNGASQHLLSLLQKGTSMKDPALLSNLDVSPDKPHVFGVGSFGPVVHGSSEENTENIQNSEKTLTLETLFGTAFMEELQSVGAPVSIQRGSTGGGRRTDVSEPNGLPFPVSDDGLISSTVGEFGLSNSSTEGNYLASKVKSEKIEGHWLGFGDPQIDLGSKFGAAGGFQDRADGTMEIKLPEEDSLIAVADSVNTQNATFMPAFNATKDNLLSPSNTPVDIAEKLAALNATLKDERSKVPGLEGPPFRRGPYDLVDPEMLYHNLPGQPSSPHVHHSTLNHGRPFLHSLEAHHAHMNSPIKYVGPENIIHHDPPPHHHFSANMFRHPPFQHVSAAPPRFDQPHHSMLPQMHMPNSFPPHLIQGLPRGSPLPPHAFNQMAGYMPEMNPMQGFPVNHRQPNYNGLGFPMPETNHPEALERLFEMELRANSKQMRPVASPGHSMGMYGHELDMGFRYR